A portion of the bacterium genome contains these proteins:
- a CDS encoding class I SAM-dependent methyltransferase has translation MYDFTAAYAVAEGIPGWLMPNEAEALYRLGFESTGDLVEVGSYFGKSTFLIARGMADAGRDDHRLVSIDVHYRGVDAATQRPQVFAEDAPTYLLRTMREQRLDHIVMHLVGWSHVAVTYVDFATVDAVFIDGGHEYEDVRRDFLAVRARVRAGTRILFHDYNPEFPGVVRAVDEAVRTDPGFEYLGLTHSLFDCRMRTGAERGERGVLAVLEQRVWAAEGAERRLRDALEVEQQSHRDTRAAFDALRDSTSWRVTAPLRWSLDRLRGR, from the coding sequence GTGTACGACTTCACGGCGGCGTACGCGGTGGCCGAGGGCATCCCCGGGTGGCTGATGCCGAACGAGGCAGAAGCGCTCTATCGCCTCGGCTTCGAGTCGACCGGCGATCTGGTCGAGGTGGGCAGCTACTTCGGCAAGTCGACGTTCCTGATCGCCCGCGGCATGGCCGACGCCGGGCGCGACGACCATCGCCTCGTCTCCATCGACGTCCACTATCGCGGCGTCGATGCGGCCACGCAGCGGCCCCAGGTGTTCGCGGAGGACGCGCCCACCTACCTCCTGCGCACCATGCGCGAGCAGCGGCTCGACCACATCGTGATGCACCTGGTGGGCTGGTCGCACGTCGCCGTCACCTACGTCGACTTCGCGACCGTCGACGCGGTCTTCATCGACGGCGGGCACGAGTACGAGGACGTGCGACGCGACTTCCTCGCGGTGCGTGCCCGCGTGCGCGCCGGGACGCGCATCCTCTTCCACGACTACAATCCCGAGTTCCCCGGCGTGGTGCGCGCGGTCGATGAGGCGGTGCGCACCGATCCGGGCTTCGAGTACCTCGGGCTCACGCACTCGTTGTTCGACTGCCGCATGCGGACGGGGGCGGAACGGGGCGAGCGGGGCGTGCTCGCCGTGCTCGAGCAGCGCGTCTGGGCGGCCGAGGGCGCGGAGCGCCGCCTGCGCGACGCGCTCGAGGTCGAGCAGCAGTCGCATCGCGACACCCGCGCGGCGTTCGACGCCCTGCGCGATTCGACCAGCTGGCGCGTGACGGCGCCGCTGCGCTGGAGCCTGGACCGCCTGCGCGGCCGATGA
- a CDS encoding glycosyltransferase family 2 protein, whose protein sequence is MSVPRATVVVCTHDRADVLATAVTHAHAQARALGAEVLVVDNASTDGTPALLADLGRRLGAGLRSVHEPELGLSAARNRGLAEARGAVVVYLDDDAVPRPGWLAALLAGFDDPDVVAAGGRIVLRFPGAAPAWLDPTLHGQLSAYDQGPAAHPIRYGQADYPYGANIAFRADAARARGGFSRLVGPRGRHQLVHDETDLCYRLEHAGGTILYLPDAVVDHVVLPERISPAWMLRRASTGGQSAAVFILRNRGVLRALWRLRWLYGASFLTLPYAPREPIDAGRFARECRRREAWGYLRGLLRAMPRLRALRSAA, encoded by the coding sequence ATGAGCGTTCCCCGGGCCACCGTCGTCGTCTGCACCCACGACCGCGCCGACGTGCTGGCGACGGCCGTCACCCATGCCCACGCACAGGCGCGCGCGCTCGGCGCCGAGGTGCTCGTCGTCGACAACGCCTCGACCGACGGCACGCCGGCCCTCCTCGCCGACCTCGGCCGCCGCCTCGGCGCCGGCCTACGCAGCGTCCACGAGCCCGAGCTCGGCCTCTCCGCGGCGCGCAACCGCGGCCTCGCCGAGGCACGCGGCGCCGTCGTCGTCTACCTCGACGACGACGCCGTCCCGCGGCCCGGCTGGCTCGCCGCCCTGCTCGCCGGGTTCGACGACCCGGACGTCGTCGCCGCCGGCGGCCGCATCGTCCTCCGCTTTCCCGGCGCAGCGCCCGCCTGGCTCGATCCGACGCTGCACGGCCAGCTGAGCGCCTACGACCAGGGGCCCGCCGCCCACCCGATCCGCTACGGCCAGGCCGACTACCCCTACGGCGCGAACATCGCCTTCCGTGCCGACGCCGCCCGCGCGCGCGGGGGCTTCTCGCGTCTCGTCGGCCCACGCGGCCGCCATCAGCTCGTGCACGACGAGACCGACCTCTGCTACCGCCTCGAGCACGCGGGCGGCACGATCCTCTACCTGCCCGACGCGGTCGTCGACCACGTCGTGCTGCCCGAGCGCATCTCGCCGGCCTGGATGCTCCGCCGCGCCAGCACCGGCGGACAGTCGGCCGCCGTCTTCATCCTGCGCAACCGCGGCGTCCTGCGGGCGCTCTGGCGCCTGCGCTGGCTCTACGGCGCGAGCTTCCTCACCCTGCCGTACGCGCCGCGCGAGCCGATCGACGCGGGCCGCTTCGCGCGCGAGTGCCGCCGCCGCGAGGCATGGGGCTACCTGCGCGGGCTGCTGCGCGCGATGCCGCGCCTGCGCGCGCTGCGGAGCGCGGCGTGA
- a CDS encoding NAD-dependent epimerase/dehydratase family protein, with amino-acid sequence MRRALITGSSGLIGSEAVAFFDARGWEVHGVDNNMRREFFGPDGDTTWNLERLRAVTTRFTHHALDIRDRAAIAALVAALRPALVIHAAAQPSHDLAKDRPFDDFETNATGTLNLLEAVRRSCPESPFVFMSTNKVYGDAPNELPLVELDTRWDYARAEDRHGIAESCRVDACLHSLFGASKLAADVMVQEYGRYFGIPTVCYRGGCLTGPNHSGAELHGFLAYLARCVREGRPYRIYGYAGKQVRDNIHSYDVCTAFLAFYEKPRVAAVYNLGGGRGNSVSMREAIARFEDLYGRKLAVEYVDQNRVGDHVCYISDLRRLQADYPGWGITRSLDDIVREFRARP; translated from the coding sequence ATGCGGCGGGCACTCATCACCGGCAGCAGCGGCCTCATCGGCTCCGAGGCCGTGGCGTTCTTCGATGCGCGCGGATGGGAGGTCCACGGCGTCGACAACAACATGCGCCGCGAGTTCTTCGGCCCCGACGGCGACACGACCTGGAACCTCGAGCGCCTGCGCGCCGTCACCACCCGCTTCACGCACCACGCCCTCGACATCCGCGACCGCGCCGCCATCGCCGCTCTGGTGGCGGCGCTGCGTCCCGCGCTGGTGATCCACGCCGCCGCCCAGCCGTCGCACGACCTCGCCAAGGACCGCCCCTTCGACGACTTCGAGACCAACGCCACGGGCACGCTGAACCTGCTCGAGGCCGTGCGCCGCAGCTGTCCCGAATCGCCGTTCGTCTTCATGTCGACGAACAAGGTGTACGGCGACGCGCCGAACGAGCTGCCGCTCGTCGAGCTCGACACGCGCTGGGACTACGCGCGCGCGGAAGACCGGCACGGCATCGCCGAGTCGTGCCGCGTCGATGCCTGCCTGCACAGCCTGTTCGGCGCCTCGAAGCTCGCCGCCGACGTCATGGTGCAGGAGTACGGCCGCTACTTCGGCATCCCGACCGTCTGCTACCGCGGCGGCTGCCTCACCGGTCCGAACCACTCCGGTGCCGAGCTGCACGGCTTTCTCGCCTACCTCGCCCGTTGCGTGCGCGAGGGCCGGCCGTACCGCATCTACGGCTACGCGGGGAAGCAGGTCCGCGACAACATCCACTCCTACGACGTGTGCACCGCGTTCCTCGCCTTCTACGAGAAGCCGCGGGTCGCCGCGGTCTACAACCTCGGGGGCGGCCGCGGGAACAGCGTCTCGATGCGCGAGGCGATCGCGCGCTTCGAGGATCTCTACGGCCGCAAGCTCGCCGTCGAGTACGTCGACCAGAACCGCGTCGGCGACCACGTCTGCTACATCAGCGACCTGCGCCGCCTCCAGGCCGACTATCCGGGCTGGGGGATCACGCGCTCGCTCGACGACATCGTGCGCGAGTTCCGCGCCCGCCCCTGA
- a CDS encoding SGNH/GDSL hydrolase family protein, with the protein MGFGRRLPAHLVYAAWLCVVVAVVWCLHRRWLGRVRPARPPADRTIAGIDDATVARLGWLHAPARRASSFANFPPVPPAGVRRIGCYGDSLTWGTEVADGFEFPAQLGAELHARGVRDVEVLDFGVPGYGLHQTAILHAATAARWQVGRTVLFAHWFWPERDWAFTPPWDADRAVHARFVADGDDVRIVDPPGATLAERIARYQAFLPTWRYLRFDARPRSCAPSCPPGARSRIRSSPAPRPPMRRRA; encoded by the coding sequence GTGGGCTTCGGCCGTCGGCTGCCGGCGCACCTCGTCTACGCGGCATGGCTGTGCGTCGTCGTCGCCGTCGTCTGGTGCCTGCACCGGCGCTGGCTCGGCCGGGTGCGCCCCGCCCGCCCGCCTGCCGACCGCACTATCGCCGGGATCGACGACGCCACGGTGGCGCGGCTCGGGTGGCTGCACGCGCCGGCCCGTCGGGCGTCGTCCTTCGCGAACTTCCCGCCCGTCCCGCCGGCGGGCGTACGCCGGATCGGCTGCTACGGCGACTCCCTCACGTGGGGAACGGAGGTCGCGGACGGGTTCGAGTTCCCCGCCCAGCTCGGGGCGGAGCTGCACGCGCGCGGCGTGCGCGACGTCGAGGTGCTCGACTTCGGCGTCCCGGGCTACGGCCTCCATCAGACCGCGATCCTGCACGCGGCGACCGCCGCCCGCTGGCAGGTCGGGCGCACCGTCCTCTTCGCCCACTGGTTCTGGCCCGAGCGCGACTGGGCGTTCACGCCGCCGTGGGACGCCGACCGTGCCGTCCACGCGCGCTTCGTCGCCGACGGCGACGACGTGCGCATCGTCGATCCGCCGGGCGCCACGCTCGCCGAGCGCATCGCCCGCTACCAGGCGTTCCTGCCGACCTGGCGCTATCTCCGCTTCGACGCCCGCCCGCGTTCCTGCGCGCCCTCGTGCCCGCCGGGCGCACGCTCCCGAATCCGTTCTTCGCCGGCGCCGCGACCGCCGATGCGGAGGCGCGCGTAA
- a CDS encoding NAD-dependent epimerase/dehydratase family protein has product MRILVTGGAGFIGSFAVDRFLAAGHDVRILDVLDPQVHPDGPPPWLPKAAELQVGDVRDRDACARALAGVDAVLHAAAAVGVGQSLYRVEHYVDVNVRGTATLLQCIADAKRPLRKLVCFTSMTGYGEGCYRRASDGRRLRVPIRTEDDIARRGWEPVCPETGERLEPAPTPEDAALLARNVYALTKRWQEELILSLASTYGFPAVCLRLFNVYGPRQSLANPYTGVLAIFLARLLAGQRPVVYEDGGQSRDFISVHDVVATVLQVLGTDAADGTVLNLGGGGAHPIAAIARELATLTGRDDLQPDVTGQFRSGDVRHCTADVGRARALLGFAPRVSWEDGLRELLAWCRTAQTADGFGKAQSELAARGLVSGPLRGPEG; this is encoded by the coding sequence ATGCGCATCCTCGTCACCGGCGGCGCCGGCTTCATCGGCTCCTTCGCCGTCGACCGCTTCCTCGCCGCCGGACACGACGTCCGCATCCTCGACGTCCTCGATCCGCAGGTGCACCCGGACGGGCCGCCGCCGTGGCTGCCGAAGGCGGCGGAGCTCCAGGTCGGCGACGTCCGCGACCGGGACGCCTGCGCCCGCGCGCTCGCCGGCGTCGACGCCGTCCTCCATGCCGCCGCCGCCGTCGGCGTCGGGCAGTCGCTCTATCGCGTCGAGCACTACGTCGACGTGAACGTGCGCGGCACGGCCACGCTGCTGCAATGCATCGCGGACGCGAAGCGTCCGCTGCGCAAGCTCGTGTGCTTCACCTCGATGACCGGCTACGGCGAGGGCTGCTACCGCCGGGCGTCCGACGGCCGCCGGCTGCGCGTGCCGATCCGCACCGAGGACGACATCGCGCGGCGCGGCTGGGAGCCCGTCTGTCCGGAGACCGGCGAGCGCCTCGAGCCCGCGCCGACGCCCGAGGACGCCGCCCTCCTCGCGCGCAACGTCTATGCGCTCACCAAGCGCTGGCAGGAGGAGCTGATCCTCTCGCTCGCTTCCACCTACGGCTTCCCCGCCGTCTGCCTGCGCCTCTTCAACGTCTACGGCCCGCGCCAGTCGCTCGCGAACCCCTACACCGGCGTGCTCGCGATCTTCCTCGCCCGCCTGCTCGCCGGGCAGCGGCCGGTCGTCTACGAGGACGGCGGCCAGTCGCGCGACTTCATCTCGGTCCACGACGTCGTCGCGACGGTGCTCCAGGTGCTGGGCACCGACGCCGCCGACGGCACCGTGCTGAACCTCGGCGGCGGCGGCGCCCATCCGATCGCCGCGATCGCCCGCGAGCTCGCGACCCTCACCGGGCGCGACGACCTCCAGCCGGACGTCACCGGCCAGTTCCGCAGCGGCGACGTCCGCCACTGCACCGCCGACGTCGGACGCGCGCGGGCGCTGCTCGGCTTCGCCCCGCGCGTCTCCTGGGAGGACGGCCTGCGCGAGCTGCTCGCGTGGTGCCGGACGGCGCAGACGGCGGACGGCTTCGGCAAGGCGCAGAGCGAGCTCGCGGCACGCGGCCTCGTGAGCGGGCCGCTGCGGGGGCCCGAGGGCTGA
- a CDS encoding glycosyltransferase: MPRELRLLWVTPNLPRRGVSAARERFWALLARLATRHRVTLLAFVDPEDAGAADAVLPPGLAAVHRIAKTPYAPDDPWALLPQTVAGGFADPALRDAIAARLAADAFDLVQYEYSEMGNLMPPSPVPTILTVHQIAFAQEGPLWRALGRPPRFGAVLLHRYLRELDFELRAVAAADHVIAMSPEDAARLRRFRPGLALSVSPVGVDCAEFRPSPVRGTPTTDLLFVGNFGHPPNADAVRFLVRDVLPRMARSVTLRVLGRDAERAVGGLAQQGRVEVLGSVADLRPHLATARVVVAPVRFGTGMRGKVLEALAMARPLVTTTIGAEGLGAESWKHLAIADGGADVAGAAQRLLDDPALALRLGNAGRQLVQERFDWDAVAAGHDAIYERVLAQPPRGARPDAGTAAPIGSLRGWAAIGAGFGLLAARGVAWHLRRLRAA, encoded by the coding sequence ATGCCCCGGGAACTCCGTCTCCTCTGGGTGACGCCCAACCTCCCGCGGCGTGGCGTCTCGGCCGCGCGCGAGCGTTTCTGGGCGCTGCTCGCGCGGCTCGCGACCCGGCATCGCGTGACCCTGCTCGCGTTCGTCGACCCCGAGGACGCGGGCGCCGCCGACGCCGTGCTGCCGCCCGGGCTCGCGGCGGTCCACCGGATCGCGAAGACGCCCTATGCGCCCGACGACCCCTGGGCGCTGCTGCCGCAGACGGTCGCCGGCGGCTTCGCGGACCCGGCGCTGCGCGACGCGATCGCGGCGCGCCTCGCGGCCGACGCCTTCGATCTGGTGCAGTACGAGTACAGCGAGATGGGCAACCTGATGCCGCCCTCGCCGGTGCCGACGATCCTCACCGTGCACCAGATCGCGTTCGCGCAGGAGGGGCCGCTGTGGCGGGCGCTCGGACGCCCTCCCCGCTTCGGCGCGGTGCTCCTGCACCGCTATCTGCGCGAGCTCGACTTCGAGCTGCGCGCGGTCGCCGCCGCCGACCACGTGATCGCCATGTCGCCCGAGGACGCCGCCCGCCTGCGACGCTTCCGCCCCGGGCTCGCGCTGTCGGTCAGCCCGGTCGGGGTCGACTGCGCCGAGTTCCGGCCGTCGCCCGTGCGCGGCACACCGACCACCGACCTCCTCTTCGTCGGCAACTTCGGCCATCCGCCCAACGCCGACGCCGTCCGCTTCCTGGTGCGCGACGTGCTTCCGCGCATGGCCCGCTCGGTCACGCTGCGCGTGCTCGGCCGCGACGCCGAGCGCGCCGTCGGCGGGCTCGCGCAGCAGGGCCGCGTCGAGGTGCTGGGCAGCGTCGCCGATCTGCGCCCGCATCTCGCCACCGCGCGCGTCGTCGTCGCCCCCGTGCGCTTCGGGACCGGCATGCGCGGCAAGGTGCTCGAGGCCCTCGCCATGGCCCGCCCGCTGGTGACGACCACGATCGGCGCCGAGGGCCTCGGCGCCGAGTCCTGGAAGCACCTCGCCATCGCCGACGGCGGCGCCGACGTCGCCGGCGCCGCGCAGCGCCTCCTCGACGATCCCGCCCTCGCGCTGCGGCTCGGCAACGCCGGCCGCCAGCTGGTCCAGGAGCGTTTCGACTGGGACGCGGTCGCCGCCGGGCACGACGCCATCTACGAGCGCGTGCTGGCGCAGCCGCCCCGCGGCGCCCGCCCCGACGCCGGCACCGCCGCCCCGATCGGGTCGCTTCGCGGCTGGGCAGCCATCGGCGCCGGGTTCGGGCTGCTGGCGGCGCGCGGCGTCGCCTGGCACCTTCGCCGTCTGCGCGCCGCATGA
- a CDS encoding glycosyltransferase family 2 protein, with protein sequence MRLSVVIPARNEAGNLGPTLDAIRARLRQEGIAYELVVVDDGSTDPTGDEVAARAADDPGVRLVRNAGPHGFGYAVRCGLDAFTGDAVAIMMADGSDSPDDLVRYYYVLRDRAECAFGSRFVRGGRVEGYPRHKLIVNRAANWFIKVLFRLPYNDVTNAFKGYRANVIHGCRPLLSPHFNLTVELPLKAVVRGYSFATLPISWRQRRLGVSSLKLQEQGSRYLFIVLSVWLEKMLTRGDYRRADGGRVAPAPGAASPLPDPDASDTPART encoded by the coding sequence ATGCGCCTGTCCGTGGTGATCCCGGCGCGGAACGAGGCCGGGAACCTCGGACCGACGCTCGACGCGATCCGTGCGCGCCTGCGCCAGGAGGGCATCGCCTACGAGCTCGTGGTGGTCGACGACGGCAGCACCGACCCGACGGGCGACGAGGTGGCGGCGCGCGCCGCCGACGATCCCGGCGTCCGGCTGGTGCGCAACGCCGGCCCGCACGGCTTCGGCTACGCCGTGCGCTGCGGGCTCGACGCCTTCACCGGCGACGCCGTCGCGATCATGATGGCCGACGGTTCCGACAGCCCCGACGACCTCGTGCGCTACTACTACGTCCTGCGCGACCGCGCCGAGTGCGCCTTCGGGTCACGCTTCGTGCGGGGGGGACGGGTCGAGGGCTATCCCCGGCACAAGCTGATCGTGAACCGGGCGGCGAACTGGTTCATCAAGGTGCTGTTCCGCCTGCCGTACAACGACGTCACCAACGCCTTCAAAGGCTACCGGGCGAACGTGATCCACGGCTGCCGGCCGCTGCTCTCGCCGCACTTCAACCTCACCGTGGAGCTGCCGCTGAAGGCGGTCGTGCGCGGCTACTCGTTCGCGACGCTCCCGATCTCGTGGCGGCAGCGCAGGCTCGGCGTGTCGAGCCTGAAGCTCCAGGAGCAAGGCAGCCGCTATCTCTTCATCGTCCTCTCGGTGTGGCTCGAGAAGATGCTGACGCGCGGCGACTATCGGCGCGCCGACGGCGGGCGCGTGGCGCCGGCGCCGGGTGCCGCGTCGCCGTTGCCGGACCCGGACGCGTCTGATACCCCCGCTCGCACGTGA
- a CDS encoding glycosyltransferase family 39 protein, producing the protein MGGRLLRATVGLFVVFATALALVVPPFEMPDEPAHVAYVSFVGTRLALPNQGDPAARVEGQGHQAPLYYVLASTLVWLATGDGRLEVVRAENVAHAWHGGARYDVPLYRSDDTNRFPSPRDRLAFYGLRLVSVALGAATVACVGLAAGLMLGAEAGAVAALLVATLPQFAAVAAAVTADDLAQLLAALFAWQLLVGLSRGGDPRAGTRAGVFLGLALLTKKTALCLVPGVPLALAGGVVLGRLDGRAALRLGLRVLAIGLVVVAPWLARNQLLYGDPLGSAMERATLHALVDEKAFGDPWWWTTFAPWTAASFVGVLGWLNLWLPRPVYWGYAGLALVAVVGLALRAARPRREDVALAVAAGFVLLSVAGVVHLNRTFPQPQGRYLFVVMPFLATLAAAGLVEVGRRVRLDATALWCLLLGPLLVVDAVTVWRVVRFFAPA; encoded by the coding sequence ATGGGCGGGCGTCTTCTGCGGGCGACGGTCGGACTCTTCGTGGTGTTCGCGACCGCGCTGGCCCTGGTCGTCCCGCCGTTCGAGATGCCCGACGAGCCGGCCCACGTCGCCTACGTGAGCTTCGTCGGCACGCGGCTCGCGTTGCCGAACCAGGGGGATCCGGCGGCACGTGTCGAAGGGCAGGGGCACCAGGCGCCGCTCTACTACGTCCTCGCGAGCACGCTCGTCTGGCTGGCGACCGGCGACGGACGGCTGGAGGTCGTGCGCGCCGAGAACGTCGCGCACGCGTGGCACGGCGGCGCGCGCTACGACGTGCCCCTCTACCGCAGCGACGACACGAATCGCTTCCCCTCGCCGCGGGACCGGCTGGCGTTCTACGGGCTGCGCCTCGTGTCGGTCGCGCTCGGGGCGGCGACGGTGGCCTGCGTGGGCCTCGCGGCGGGGCTGATGCTCGGCGCGGAGGCCGGCGCCGTCGCCGCGCTCCTCGTCGCCACGCTGCCGCAGTTCGCCGCCGTCGCCGCGGCCGTCACCGCCGACGACCTCGCCCAGCTGCTCGCGGCGCTGTTCGCCTGGCAGCTGCTCGTGGGGCTCTCCCGGGGCGGCGACCCGCGCGCGGGTACGCGGGCAGGCGTGTTCCTCGGGCTCGCGCTGCTCACCAAGAAGACGGCGCTCTGTCTCGTGCCTGGCGTTCCGCTCGCGCTGGCCGGCGGCGTCGTGCTCGGCCGGCTCGACGGCAGGGCGGCGCTGCGTCTCGGCCTCCGCGTGCTCGCGATAGGCCTCGTCGTGGTGGCGCCATGGTTGGCCCGCAACCAGCTCCTCTACGGCGATCCGCTCGGCAGCGCGATGGAGCGGGCGACGCTGCATGCGCTCGTCGACGAGAAGGCGTTCGGCGATCCGTGGTGGTGGACGACGTTCGCCCCGTGGACGGCGGCGTCGTTCGTCGGCGTCCTCGGCTGGCTGAACCTGTGGCTGCCGCGGCCGGTCTACTGGGGCTACGCGGGCCTCGCGCTCGTCGCCGTCGTCGGGCTCGCCCTGCGTGCGGCGCGCCCGCGGCGGGAGGACGTCGCCCTCGCCGTCGCGGCGGGGTTCGTGCTCCTCAGCGTCGCCGGCGTGGTGCACTTGAATCGCACCTTCCCGCAGCCGCAGGGACGCTACCTCTTCGTCGTCATGCCGTTCCTCGCGACGCTGGCCGCCGCCGGTCTCGTCGAGGTGGGGCGGCGGGTGCGGCTCGACGCGACGGCGCTGTGGTGCCTCCTGCTCGGGCCGCTCCTCGTCGTCGACGCGGTGACGGTCTGGCGGGTGGTGCGCTTCTTCGCGCCGGCTTGA
- a CDS encoding glycosyltransferase family 2 protein — MSAPTVSIVMPVLDPGPALARALGSVAAQTFADRELVIVDDGSRRDETRRRLDAAAAGPGVRLVRQENAGPSAARNRAIAEARGRFILPLDADDWLEPRYLERTVPVLAADPSLGVVHPWVGLTGAHRGVWRTGAFAIPDLLVRCTVHVATLFRRELWEEVGGFDPAFHETGEDWDFWIRAAARGWRGQAVPEVLCWYNRRPDSREAGVRASGRTAGLVTRLVHKHEALYREHVAAAVAGVHAELATVSTLLDRVYGNPFVRLALDVRDRLTGRPRP; from the coding sequence GTGAGCGCGCCCACCGTGTCGATCGTCATGCCGGTGCTCGATCCCGGCCCCGCGCTCGCGCGCGCGCTCGGCAGCGTCGCCGCCCAGACCTTCGCCGACCGCGAGCTCGTCATCGTCGACGACGGCTCGCGTCGCGACGAGACCCGCCGCCGGCTCGACGCCGCCGCGGCCGGGCCCGGCGTGCGTCTCGTGCGCCAGGAGAACGCGGGGCCGTCCGCCGCCCGCAACCGCGCCATCGCCGAGGCCCGCGGCCGCTTCATCCTGCCGCTCGACGCCGACGACTGGCTCGAGCCCCGCTACCTCGAGCGCACCGTCCCCGTCCTCGCCGCCGACCCGAGCCTCGGCGTCGTCCATCCCTGGGTCGGCCTCACGGGCGCGCATCGCGGCGTCTGGCGCACCGGCGCCTTCGCCATCCCGGACCTCCTCGTGCGCTGCACCGTGCACGTCGCGACCCTCTTCCGCCGCGAGCTCTGGGAGGAGGTCGGCGGCTTCGACCCCGCGTTCCACGAGACCGGCGAGGACTGGGACTTCTGGATCCGCGCCGCGGCGCGCGGCTGGCGCGGCCAGGCCGTCCCGGAGGTGCTGTGCTGGTACAACCGCCGGCCCGACAGCCGCGAGGCGGGCGTGCGCGCGAGCGGGCGCACCGCGGGCCTGGTGACCCGGCTCGTCCACAAGCACGAGGCGCTCTACCGCGAGCACGTCGCCGCCGCGGTCGCCGGCGTGCACGCCGAGCTCGCCACCGTCTCGACGCTCCTCGACCGCGTCTACGGCAACCCGTTCGTCCGCCTCGCCCTCGACGTGCGCGACCGCCTCACGGGACGGCCGCGGCCGTGA
- a CDS encoding glycosyltransferase, whose translation MTPAVSVVLATHDGGRWLDETIASVRAQTRPDWELLVIDDGSTDDTPTIVARHAAADARVRHLPGPRLERAGARNRGVAAARAPWLAFLDADDTWLPAKLERQLAALERVPGAALCWTRARFVDAAGRPLPEHKPPRPLAGDAFAELARGNVLILASVVAPRALVEALAGFDATLPVLGCEDWDLWLRLARGRAVVGVDEDLVCYRIHDANTPRARVLASALAVIDKHWADPTTARAAGIGRAAVRARHLWWAAAAEPARGAGRGWRRGRCASIRAAPSATAALAAWAALVLPAPLVRALRRRAAG comes from the coding sequence GTGACGCCGGCGGTGAGCGTCGTCCTCGCGACGCACGACGGCGGCCGCTGGCTCGACGAGACCATCGCCAGCGTGCGCGCGCAGACGCGTCCCGACTGGGAGCTGCTGGTGATCGACGACGGCTCCACCGACGACACGCCCACCATCGTCGCACGCCACGCCGCCGCCGACGCGCGCGTGCGCCACCTGCCGGGGCCGCGTCTGGAGCGCGCCGGCGCCCGCAATCGCGGCGTCGCCGCCGCGCGCGCGCCGTGGCTCGCGTTCCTCGACGCCGACGACACCTGGTTGCCGGCGAAGCTGGAGCGGCAGCTGGCGGCGCTGGAGCGCGTCCCCGGCGCCGCGCTCTGCTGGACGCGGGCGCGCTTCGTCGATGCCGCCGGCCGGCCGCTGCCGGAGCACAAGCCGCCGCGTCCGCTCGCCGGCGACGCCTTCGCCGAGCTGGCGCGCGGCAACGTGCTGATCCTCGCCTCCGTCGTCGCCCCGCGCGCCCTCGTGGAGGCGCTCGCCGGCTTCGACGCCACGCTCCCCGTCCTCGGCTGCGAGGACTGGGACCTCTGGCTGCGCCTCGCACGCGGGCGCGCCGTCGTCGGCGTCGACGAGGATCTGGTGTGCTACCGCATCCACGACGCGAACACGCCGCGCGCGCGCGTCCTCGCCAGCGCCCTCGCCGTGATCGACAAGCACTGGGCGGATCCGACCACGGCCCGCGCCGCCGGCATCGGCCGCGCCGCCGTGCGCGCACGGCATCTCTGGTGGGCCGCGGCCGCCGAGCCCGCGCGCGGCGCCGGCCGCGGCTGGCGGCGCGGGCGCTGCGCGAGCATCCGGGCAGCGCCCTCGGCAACGGCTGCGCTGGCCGCGTGGGCGGCGCTCGTCCTGCCCGCGCCGCTCGTGCGCGCGCTGCGGAGGAGGGCGGCGGGGTGA